A window from Gossypium raimondii isolate GPD5lz chromosome 7, ASM2569854v1, whole genome shotgun sequence encodes these proteins:
- the LOC105795406 gene encoding uncharacterized calcium-binding protein At1g02270 isoform X1 — protein sequence MVMLVSFFKDPEFANVDSSENESIPFRGTILRTKSGKFSSVSEPCVSCTTFNILAPIYKRLDQQNQNVRESDFRAFWLARNERIVDWLLYESSSIICLQEFWVGNEELVQMYEQRLGASGYDTFKLARTNNRGDGLLTAIHKEYFRVLNYRELLFNDFGDRVAQLLHVQSVIPFLQNNDDSMQQEILIVNTHLLFPHDSSLSIVRLHQVYKILQYLETYQRENKLSQVPVMLCGDWNGSKRGHVYKFLRSQGFVSSYDIAHEYTDSDHKWVSHRNHRGNICGVDFIWLRNPNKSIKPLKISWAEAAFGIIKYQLQKAQLNEKDAFDFLRADNNGNYITYSDFCDALKQLKLTSLSHGLSFQEMKDLWVQADVDGNGVLDYDEFLRIWYCTCSEHIDEDSNSEDSNEGITKEAFGFAVKNAILFPREVEKGIWPENYHLSDHARLTALFSPVRLRCSQKSL from the exons ATG gtaATGTTGGTAAGTTTTTTTAAAGACCCAGAATTTGCTAATGTGGATTCAAGTGAAAACGAGTCTATACCTTTTAGAGGAACGATTTTGAGGACAAAAAGTGGTAAATTTTCATCAGTTTCGGAGCCTTGCGTTTCTTGTACCACCTTCAACATCTTGGCACCTATCTACAAGCGATTGGACCAGCAG AATCAGAACGTACGTGAAAGTGATTTCAGAGCATTTTGGTTAGCTAGAAATGAGAGGATTGTAGATTGGTTGCTTTATGAAAGCTCTTCCATTATCTGTCTCCAG GAATTTTGGGTTGGAAATGAAGAATTGGTACAAATGTACGAACAAAGGCTTGGTGCTAGTGGCTATGACACATTCAAGCTTGCAAGAACCAACAACCGAGGAGATG GCTTGCTGACTGCCATTCACAAGGAGTactttagggttttaaattataGAGAGTTGCTCTTCAATGACTTCGGAGACCGTGTTGCTCAGTTGTTACATGTTCAATCGGTCATCCCTTTCTTGCAAAATAATGATGATAGTATGCAACAAGAAATTCTTATTGTGAACACCCACCTGTTATTTCCTCACGATTCCAGTTTATCCATCGTAAGACTGCACCAG GTTTATAAAATACTACAATATCTTGAAACATATCAGAGAGAAAACAAACTCAGCCAGGTGCCTGTCATGCTCTGCGG TGACTGGAATGGAAGCAAGCGTGGGCATGTTTACAAATTCCTCAGGTCCCAGGGATTTGTTTCATCGTACGATATTGCTCATGAATATACAGACAGTGATCACAAG TGGGTTAGCCATCGAAATCATAGAGGAAACATCTGTGGTGTTGATTTCATATGGCTCCGTAACCCTAACAAGTCAATAAAACCATTGAAGATAAGTTGGGCTGAAGCAGCTTTCGGTATAATAAAG TATCAACTTCAAAAGGCTCAATTGAATGAAAAAGATGCCTTTGACTTTCTAAGGGCCGACAACAATGGAAACTACATAACATATTCGGATTTCTGTGACGCACTGAAACAG CTAAAGTTAACCAGTCTTTCTCATGGACTAAGTTTCCAGGAGATGAAAGATCTTTGGGTCCAAGCAGATGTTGATGGAAATGGTGTTCTAGACTACGATGAATTTCTA AGAATTTGGTACTGTACATGTTCAGAACATATAGATGAAGATAGCAACTCAGAGGACTCGAACGAAGGCATCACAAAAGAAGCTTTCGGTTTCGCAGTAAAGAATGCGATTCTCTTCCCCCGCGAAGTGGAGAAGGGGATATGGCCCGAGAACTACCACCTTTCCGATCATGCCCGACTCACTGCACTGTTCTCACCGGTTAGGTTACGGTGTTCACAGAAAAGCCTATAG
- the LOC105795406 gene encoding uncharacterized calcium-binding protein At1g02270 isoform X4, whose protein sequence is MVMLVSFFKDPEFANVDSSENESIPFRGTILRTKSGKFSSVSEPCVSCTTFNILAPIYKRLDQQNQNVRESDFRAFWLARNERIVDWLLYESSSIICLQEFWVGNEELVQMYEQRLGASGYDTFKLARTNNRGDGLLTAIHKEYFRVLNYRELLFNDFGDRVAQLLHVQSVIPFLQNNDDSMQQEILIVNTHLLFPHDSSLSIVRLHQVYKILQYLETYQRENKLSQVPVMLCGDWNGSKRGHVYKFLRSQGFVSSYDIAHEYTDSDHKWVSHRNHRGNICGVDFIWLRNPNKSIKPLKISWAEAAFGIIKYQLQKAQLNEKDAFDFLRADNNGNYITYSDFCDALKQFPGDERSLGPSRC, encoded by the exons ATG gtaATGTTGGTAAGTTTTTTTAAAGACCCAGAATTTGCTAATGTGGATTCAAGTGAAAACGAGTCTATACCTTTTAGAGGAACGATTTTGAGGACAAAAAGTGGTAAATTTTCATCAGTTTCGGAGCCTTGCGTTTCTTGTACCACCTTCAACATCTTGGCACCTATCTACAAGCGATTGGACCAGCAG AATCAGAACGTACGTGAAAGTGATTTCAGAGCATTTTGGTTAGCTAGAAATGAGAGGATTGTAGATTGGTTGCTTTATGAAAGCTCTTCCATTATCTGTCTCCAG GAATTTTGGGTTGGAAATGAAGAATTGGTACAAATGTACGAACAAAGGCTTGGTGCTAGTGGCTATGACACATTCAAGCTTGCAAGAACCAACAACCGAGGAGATG GCTTGCTGACTGCCATTCACAAGGAGTactttagggttttaaattataGAGAGTTGCTCTTCAATGACTTCGGAGACCGTGTTGCTCAGTTGTTACATGTTCAATCGGTCATCCCTTTCTTGCAAAATAATGATGATAGTATGCAACAAGAAATTCTTATTGTGAACACCCACCTGTTATTTCCTCACGATTCCAGTTTATCCATCGTAAGACTGCACCAG GTTTATAAAATACTACAATATCTTGAAACATATCAGAGAGAAAACAAACTCAGCCAGGTGCCTGTCATGCTCTGCGG TGACTGGAATGGAAGCAAGCGTGGGCATGTTTACAAATTCCTCAGGTCCCAGGGATTTGTTTCATCGTACGATATTGCTCATGAATATACAGACAGTGATCACAAG TGGGTTAGCCATCGAAATCATAGAGGAAACATCTGTGGTGTTGATTTCATATGGCTCCGTAACCCTAACAAGTCAATAAAACCATTGAAGATAAGTTGGGCTGAAGCAGCTTTCGGTATAATAAAG TATCAACTTCAAAAGGCTCAATTGAATGAAAAAGATGCCTTTGACTTTCTAAGGGCCGACAACAATGGAAACTACATAACATATTCGGATTTCTGTGACGCACTGAAACAG TTTCCAGGAGATGAAAGATCTTTGGGTCCAAGCAGATGTTGA
- the LOC105795406 gene encoding uncharacterized calcium-binding protein At1g02270 isoform X3 codes for MGISFRLLAVLIMCTDYPERFNSVTVVLDVLFSFYNFSKYSLLVSNLRIYVSFSTTGLLTAIHKEYFRVLNYRELLFNDFGDRVAQLLHVQSVIPFLQNNDDSMQQEILIVNTHLLFPHDSSLSIVRLHQVYKILQYLETYQRENKLSQVPVMLCGDWNGSKRGHVYKFLRSQGFVSSYDIAHEYTDSDHKWVSHRNHRGNICGVDFIWLRNPNKSIKPLKISWAEAAFGIIKYQLQKAQLNEKDAFDFLRADNNGNYITYSDFCDALKQLKLTSLSHGLSFQEMKDLWVQADVDGNGVLDYDEFLRIWYCTCSEHIDEDSNSEDSNEGITKEAFGFAVKNAILFPREVEKGIWPENYHLSDHARLTALFSPVRLRCSQKSL; via the exons ATGGGGATATCTTTTAGGCTGTTAGCAGTCCTAATAATGTGTACAGACTATCCTGAAAGATTTAATTCAGTTACTGTGGTGCTTGatgttttgttttcattttataacttttcgaAGTATTCATTACTAGTCTCAAACTTGAGAATTTATGTTAGTTTTTCTACGACAGGCTTGCTGACTGCCATTCACAAGGAGTactttagggttttaaattataGAGAGTTGCTCTTCAATGACTTCGGAGACCGTGTTGCTCAGTTGTTACATGTTCAATCGGTCATCCCTTTCTTGCAAAATAATGATGATAGTATGCAACAAGAAATTCTTATTGTGAACACCCACCTGTTATTTCCTCACGATTCCAGTTTATCCATCGTAAGACTGCACCAG GTTTATAAAATACTACAATATCTTGAAACATATCAGAGAGAAAACAAACTCAGCCAGGTGCCTGTCATGCTCTGCGG TGACTGGAATGGAAGCAAGCGTGGGCATGTTTACAAATTCCTCAGGTCCCAGGGATTTGTTTCATCGTACGATATTGCTCATGAATATACAGACAGTGATCACAAG TGGGTTAGCCATCGAAATCATAGAGGAAACATCTGTGGTGTTGATTTCATATGGCTCCGTAACCCTAACAAGTCAATAAAACCATTGAAGATAAGTTGGGCTGAAGCAGCTTTCGGTATAATAAAG TATCAACTTCAAAAGGCTCAATTGAATGAAAAAGATGCCTTTGACTTTCTAAGGGCCGACAACAATGGAAACTACATAACATATTCGGATTTCTGTGACGCACTGAAACAG CTAAAGTTAACCAGTCTTTCTCATGGACTAAGTTTCCAGGAGATGAAAGATCTTTGGGTCCAAGCAGATGTTGATGGAAATGGTGTTCTAGACTACGATGAATTTCTA AGAATTTGGTACTGTACATGTTCAGAACATATAGATGAAGATAGCAACTCAGAGGACTCGAACGAAGGCATCACAAAAGAAGCTTTCGGTTTCGCAGTAAAGAATGCGATTCTCTTCCCCCGCGAAGTGGAGAAGGGGATATGGCCCGAGAACTACCACCTTTCCGATCATGCCCGACTCACTGCACTGTTCTCACCGGTTAGGTTACGGTGTTCACAGAAAAGCCTATAG
- the LOC105795406 gene encoding uncharacterized calcium-binding protein At1g02270 isoform X2, translating into MVMLVSFFKDPEFANVDSSENESIPFRGTILRTKSGKFSSVSEPCVSCTTFNILAPIYKRLDQQNQNVRESDFRAFWLARNERIVDWLLYESSSIICLQEFWVGNEELVQMYEQRLGASGYDTFKLARTNNRGDGLLTAIHKEYFRVLNYRELLFNDFGDRVAQLLHVQSVIPFLQNNDDSMQQEILIVNTHLLFPHDSSLSIVRLHQVYKILQYLETYQRENKLSQVPVMLCGDWNGSKRGHVYKFLRSQGFVSSYDIAHEYTDSDHKWVSHRNHRGNICGVDFIWLRNPNKSIKPLKISWAEAAFGIIKYQLQKAQLNEKDAFDFLRADNNGNYITYSDFCDALKQEMKDLWVQADVDGNGVLDYDEFLRIWYCTCSEHIDEDSNSEDSNEGITKEAFGFAVKNAILFPREVEKGIWPENYHLSDHARLTALFSPVRLRCSQKSL; encoded by the exons ATG gtaATGTTGGTAAGTTTTTTTAAAGACCCAGAATTTGCTAATGTGGATTCAAGTGAAAACGAGTCTATACCTTTTAGAGGAACGATTTTGAGGACAAAAAGTGGTAAATTTTCATCAGTTTCGGAGCCTTGCGTTTCTTGTACCACCTTCAACATCTTGGCACCTATCTACAAGCGATTGGACCAGCAG AATCAGAACGTACGTGAAAGTGATTTCAGAGCATTTTGGTTAGCTAGAAATGAGAGGATTGTAGATTGGTTGCTTTATGAAAGCTCTTCCATTATCTGTCTCCAG GAATTTTGGGTTGGAAATGAAGAATTGGTACAAATGTACGAACAAAGGCTTGGTGCTAGTGGCTATGACACATTCAAGCTTGCAAGAACCAACAACCGAGGAGATG GCTTGCTGACTGCCATTCACAAGGAGTactttagggttttaaattataGAGAGTTGCTCTTCAATGACTTCGGAGACCGTGTTGCTCAGTTGTTACATGTTCAATCGGTCATCCCTTTCTTGCAAAATAATGATGATAGTATGCAACAAGAAATTCTTATTGTGAACACCCACCTGTTATTTCCTCACGATTCCAGTTTATCCATCGTAAGACTGCACCAG GTTTATAAAATACTACAATATCTTGAAACATATCAGAGAGAAAACAAACTCAGCCAGGTGCCTGTCATGCTCTGCGG TGACTGGAATGGAAGCAAGCGTGGGCATGTTTACAAATTCCTCAGGTCCCAGGGATTTGTTTCATCGTACGATATTGCTCATGAATATACAGACAGTGATCACAAG TGGGTTAGCCATCGAAATCATAGAGGAAACATCTGTGGTGTTGATTTCATATGGCTCCGTAACCCTAACAAGTCAATAAAACCATTGAAGATAAGTTGGGCTGAAGCAGCTTTCGGTATAATAAAG TATCAACTTCAAAAGGCTCAATTGAATGAAAAAGATGCCTTTGACTTTCTAAGGGCCGACAACAATGGAAACTACATAACATATTCGGATTTCTGTGACGCACTGAAACAG GAGATGAAAGATCTTTGGGTCCAAGCAGATGTTGATGGAAATGGTGTTCTAGACTACGATGAATTTCTA AGAATTTGGTACTGTACATGTTCAGAACATATAGATGAAGATAGCAACTCAGAGGACTCGAACGAAGGCATCACAAAAGAAGCTTTCGGTTTCGCAGTAAAGAATGCGATTCTCTTCCCCCGCGAAGTGGAGAAGGGGATATGGCCCGAGAACTACCACCTTTCCGATCATGCCCGACTCACTGCACTGTTCTCACCGGTTAGGTTACGGTGTTCACAGAAAAGCCTATAG